One part of the Gossypium raimondii isolate GPD5lz chromosome 1, ASM2569854v1, whole genome shotgun sequence genome encodes these proteins:
- the LOC105785324 gene encoding 3-phosphoinositide-dependent protein kinase 2, whose product MLAMEKDFDSKLRVQGTDDTNKDNSSKTGASNNVQRSKSFAFRAPQENFSIQDFELGKIYGVGSYSKVVRAKKKDTGMVYALKIMDKKFITKENKTAYVKLERIVLDQLEHPGVVRLYFTFQDTFSLYMALESCEGGELFDQITRKGRLSEDEARFYAAEVVDALEYIHNMGLIHRDIKPENLLLTTDGHIKIADFGSVKPMQNSQITVFPNASSDDKACTFVGTAAYVPPEVLNSSPATFGNDLWALGCTLYQMLSGTSPFKDASEWLIFQRIIARDIRFPNYFSEEARDLIDRLLDLDPSKRPGAGPDGYATLKMHPFFRGIDWSSLRAQTPPKLALETGAQSSDGDDYNDSSWNPAHIGDGSAGQSDGIVSSSSSAESSGHITRLASIDSFDSKWQQFLDPGESVLMISMVKKLQKLSSKKVQLILTDKPKLIYVDPSKLVVKGNIIWSNNSNDLSVQVTSPSHFKICTPKKVLSFDDAKQRAWQWKKVIEGLQNR is encoded by the exons ATGTTGGCCATGGAGAAGGATTTTGATTCAAAGCTTAGGGTTCAGGGAACTGATGATACTAACAAAGACAATTCTTCTAAGACTGGTGCTTCTAACAATGTTCAGAGATCTAAAAGCTTTGCATTTAGAGCTCCTCAAGAGAATTTCAGTATTCAGGATTTTGAACTGGGTAAGATCTACGGTGTTGGTTCTTACTCGAag GTTGTGAGGGCAAAGAAGAAGGATACGGGAATGGTGTATGCTTTGAAGATCATGGACAAAAAGTTCATCactaaggaaaataaaactgCATATGTAAAGCTGGAACGTATAGTGCTGGACCAATTGGAGCATCCTGGTGTTGTGCGGCTCTATTTTACATTTCAAGATACTTTTTCACTAT ACATGGCACTTGAGTCCTGTGAAGGTGGAGAACTTTTTGACCAAATAACAAGA AAAGGTCGTTTATCAGAGGATGAAGCTCGCTTTTATGCTGCAGAAGTTGTAGATGCTCTTGAATACATACACAACATGGGATTGATACATCGAGATATTAAG CCAGAGAACTTGCTTCTTACTACAGATGGGCATATTAAGATTGCTGACTTTGGCAGCGTAAAGCCCATGCAGAATAGCCAAATTACAGTCTTTCCTAATGCATCCTCAG ATGATAAGGCATGCACATTTGTGGGGACTGCCGCATACGTTCCTCCTGAAGTTCTAAATTCTTCCCCAGCGACTTTCGG AAATGACCTCTGGGCACTTGGCTGCACCTTGTACCAAATGCTTTCAGGGACTTCTCCTTTTAAAGATGCAAGTGAATGGCTAATATTTCAAAGAATCATAGCCCGAGATATAAgatttccaaattatttttctGAAGAAGCTAGAGACCTTATTGATCGCTTATTG GATCTAGATCCCAGTAAACGACCAGGTGCTGGACCTGATGGTTATGCCACGCTCAAGATGCATCCTTTCTTTAGGGGAATTGATTGGAGTAGTTTAAGAGCACAAACCCCTCCAAAGCTTGCTTTAGAGACAGGG GCTCAATCAAGTGATGGTGATGATTATAATGATTCTTCATGGAATCCTGCGCACATTGGAGATGGTTCTGCCGGGCAGAGTGATGGAATCGTCAGTTCCTCATCATCAGCGGAATCTTCTGGTCATATAACTAGACTTGCCTCAATTGATTCCTTCGACTCAAAATG GCAACAATTTTTGGATCCGGGGGAATCTGTTCTTATGATCTCAATGGTGAAGAAACTACAGAAGTTATCAAGCAAGAAGGTGCAGCTTATCCTCACCGACAAGCCAAAATTGATCTATGTTGATCCTTCAAAACTGGTCGTGAAAGGGAACATTATTTGGTCCAACAATTCTAATGACCTCAGCGTCCAGGTCACAAGTCCATCGCACTTCAAGATTTGCACG CCAAAAAAGGTGCTATCATTTGATGATGCGAAACAAAGAGCATGGCAGTGGAAAAAAGTGATCGAAGGGCTTCAAAACCGGTGA
- the LOC105785321 gene encoding phosphatidylinositol-3-phosphatase myotubularin-1 isoform X2 gives MAASRPSRSVSARDISIGCERLDGAGSWDTLEWTKIEPVTRSVSHANFEFLLEAERVLDEGHGVVLVNTDEAGTLFVTNFRLLFLVVKIQSTSRNTNKSSSRRLLQIIGKDMRIIVFCFRPRTKQRRAIFDALSRCTKPERIWDLYAFTCGPSKFCNLSPKVRLLNEYFRLLGKGFHHASMRMIEDGSFTMSNDSWRISDINFNYSLCQSYPFALLVPKNVSDDEIIQASNFRARSRVPAVSWCNPETGAVLARSSQPLVGIMNTRSTADEKLVAALCAQLIDEKDSRRKLYIADARPRKNALANGAMGGGSESSSNYFQSEIVFFGIDNIHAMRESFARFRDYLDTHGAASSDGMSSFLRHGGWTWGGGNLSSMSASVSTLGDSGWLIHVQSVLAGSAWIAARVALESAAVLVHCSDGWDRTSQLVSLANLMLDPYYRTFTGFQALVEKDWLAFGHPFSDRVGMPSISGSSFELSRNASSTGSFSSSPLRQSSGSSQASNSSHAQNNYSPIFLQWVDCVSQLLRIYPFAFEFSSNFLVDFLDCVLSCRFGNFLCNSEKERQICGVDESCGCLWAYLADMRSSEGRSHAHYNLFYDTLKHNGPLLPPAAALAPTLWPQFHLRWACPFESQAGELEAECRNMAIKFSELQKAKEVAEMKAKEYLAAMEILNVDLQNEKQVSSSAINLAKRASKENAAIQRAVQSLGCRVNFTNSSDSTVDVESSLMETSQRFSLPRRESEYTMEHNDRSDLSVSITVVADDVVPSSSPLGQVCETLCPLRTQGRGCQWPDAACAQLGSQFVGLKANFDAFDRLSIYDRYFKSE, from the exons ATGGCTGCATCGAGGCCGTCCCGATCGGTCTCCGCCAGAGACATTTCTATCGGTTGCGAAAGGTTGGACGGTGCTGGTAGTTGGGACACCCTTGAATGGACCAAAATtgag CCAGTTACGAGGTCGGTTTCACATGCCAATTTCGAGTTTTTGCTTGAAGCTGAGCGAGTTCTAGATGAG GGCCATGGTGTTGTTCTTGTTAATACCGATGAGGCTGGAACCTTGTTTGTTACCAACTTTCGTCTTCTCTTTCTC GTAGTGAAGATTCAATCAACTTCACGCAATACTAACAAGTCTTCATCACGCCGTCTTCTTCAGATCATCG GAAAAGATATGAGaattattgttttttgttttcgCCCTCGAACAAAGCAG AGACGTGCTATATTTGATGCATTGTCGAGATGTACAAAGCCAGAAAGAATTTGGGATCTTTATGCTTTTACTTGTGGACCGTCCAAATTCTGTAACTTAAGCCCAAAGGTGCGGTTACTGAATGAGTACTTTCGCCTTCTTGGAAAAGGCTTCCATCATGCATCAATGAGGATGATTGAAGATGGTTCGTTTACAATGTCTAATGATTCTTGGAGAATAAGTGATATAAATTTCAACTACTCCCTGTGCCAGAGTTATCCATTCGCATTGCTTGTTCCAAAAAATGTTAG TGATGATGAAATTATCCAAGCTTCAAACTTTCGTGCAAGGTCTAGGGTACCTGCAGTTTCTTGGTGTAACCCTG AAACTGGAGCAGTTCTTGCACGTTCATCTCAACCTTTGGTTGGTATTATGAATACAAGGAG CACTGCTGATGAAAAGTTGGTTGCTGCACTTTGCGCTCAACTCATTGACGAAAAGGATTCGAGGAG GAAGCTATATATTGCTGATGCGAGACCAAGGAAAAATGCATTGGCAAATGGAGCAATGGGAGGGGGCTCAGAGTCatcttcaaattattttcaatcTGAG ATAGTTTTCTTTGGGATAGACAACATACATGCAATGAGAGAAAGTTTTGCTCGGTTTAGAGACTACTTAGATACACACGGTGCCGCATCATCAGATGGAATGTCATCATTCTTG AGACATGGTGGTTGGACTTGGGGTGGGGGAAACCTGAGCAGTATGTCTGCTTCAGTATCAACCCTTGGTGACAGTGGTTGGTTAATACATGTTCAAAGTGTCTTAGCTGGTTCTGCTTGGATTGCTGCACGTGTTGCTTTGGAATCGGCGGCAGTGCTTGTACATTGCAG TGATGGATGGGATAGAACAAGTCAGCTGGTTTCACTTGCAAACCTGATGCTTGATCCATATTACCGGACATTCACTGGTTTTCAG GCACTGGTTGAAAAAGATTGGCTAGCTTTTGGGCATCCATTTTCAGATCGTGTAGGAATGCCAAGCATATCTGGATCTTCATTTGAATTAAGCAGAAATGCTTCTTCTACGGGAAGTTTTTCATCATCACCCTTGCGCCAATCTTCAGGCTCATCTCAGGCATCTAATTCATCTCATGCACAAAACAATTATTCCCCCATATTCTTGCAG TGGGTTGATTGTGTTTCACAGTTGTTAAGGATTTATCCATTTGCTTTCGAATTCTCCTCA AATTTCCTGGTGGATTTCTTGGATTGTGTGCTTTCTTGCCGTTTTGGAAATTTCTTGTGTAACAG tgAGAAGGAGAGACAAATATGTGGTGTAGATGAAAGTTGTGGATGCTTGTGGGCCTATTTGGCTGATATGCGTTCTTCGGAGGGGAGGTCCCATGCCCATTATAACCTTTTCTATGATACATTGAAACACAACGGGCCACTTTTACCTCCAGCAGCTGCTTTAGCCCCAACACTTTGGCCCCAATTCCATCTTCGTTGGGCATGTCCTTTCGAATCCCAAGCTGGTGAGCTTGAGGCTGAATGCAGGAACATGGCTATAAAGTTTTCCGAACTGCAAAAG GCTAAAGAAGTGGCTGAAATGAAAGCTAAAGAATACTTGGCGGCCAtggaaatattgaatgtggatCTACAAAATGAGAAACAGGTCAGCAGCTCAGCAATTAACTTGGCAAAAAGAGCCAGCAAAGAAAATGCAGCCATACAGCGAGCTGTACAATCACTGGGGTGCAGGGTTAATTTTACAAATAGCAGTGATTCTACCGTTGATGTTGAAAGCAGTCTGATGGAAACTTCGCAAAGGTTCTCTCTTCCTAGAAGAGAATCTGAATATACAATGGAACATAATGACAGATCAGATTTATCTGTTTCGATTACGGTTGTGGCAGATGATGTTGTTCCCAGCAGCAGTCCACTCGGTCAAGTCTGTGAAACATTGTGTCCTTTGCGTACACAGGGCAGGGGTTGCCAATGGCCAGATGCTGCCTGTGCTCAGCTTGGTAGCCAGTTTGTTGGACTGAAAGCAAATTTTGATGCATTTGACCGGCTTTCTATTTATGACCGATATTTTAAGTCAGAATAA
- the LOC105785321 gene encoding phosphatidylinositol-3-phosphatase myotubularin-1 isoform X1, with product MAASRPSRSVSARDISIGCERLDGAGSWDTLEWTKIEPVTRSVSHANFEFLLEAERVLDEGHGVVLVNTDEAGTLFVTNFRLLFLSDGTRNIVPLGTIPLATIEKFNKMVVKIQSTSRNTNKSSSRRLLQIIGKDMRIIVFCFRPRTKQRRAIFDALSRCTKPERIWDLYAFTCGPSKFCNLSPKVRLLNEYFRLLGKGFHHASMRMIEDGSFTMSNDSWRISDINFNYSLCQSYPFALLVPKNVSDDEIIQASNFRARSRVPAVSWCNPETGAVLARSSQPLVGIMNTRSTADEKLVAALCAQLIDEKDSRRKLYIADARPRKNALANGAMGGGSESSSNYFQSEIVFFGIDNIHAMRESFARFRDYLDTHGAASSDGMSSFLRHGGWTWGGGNLSSMSASVSTLGDSGWLIHVQSVLAGSAWIAARVALESAAVLVHCSDGWDRTSQLVSLANLMLDPYYRTFTGFQALVEKDWLAFGHPFSDRVGMPSISGSSFELSRNASSTGSFSSSPLRQSSGSSQASNSSHAQNNYSPIFLQWVDCVSQLLRIYPFAFEFSSNFLVDFLDCVLSCRFGNFLCNSEKERQICGVDESCGCLWAYLADMRSSEGRSHAHYNLFYDTLKHNGPLLPPAAALAPTLWPQFHLRWACPFESQAGELEAECRNMAIKFSELQKAKEVAEMKAKEYLAAMEILNVDLQNEKQVSSSAINLAKRASKENAAIQRAVQSLGCRVNFTNSSDSTVDVESSLMETSQRFSLPRRESEYTMEHNDRSDLSVSITVVADDVVPSSSPLGQVCETLCPLRTQGRGCQWPDAACAQLGSQFVGLKANFDAFDRLSIYDRYFKSE from the exons ATGGCTGCATCGAGGCCGTCCCGATCGGTCTCCGCCAGAGACATTTCTATCGGTTGCGAAAGGTTGGACGGTGCTGGTAGTTGGGACACCCTTGAATGGACCAAAATtgag CCAGTTACGAGGTCGGTTTCACATGCCAATTTCGAGTTTTTGCTTGAAGCTGAGCGAGTTCTAGATGAG GGCCATGGTGTTGTTCTTGTTAATACCGATGAGGCTGGAACCTTGTTTGTTACCAACTTTCGTCTTCTCTTTCTC AGTGACGGGACCAGAAATATTGTTCCACTAGGTACCATTCCACTGGCAACAATTGAGAAATTCaacaaaatg GTAGTGAAGATTCAATCAACTTCACGCAATACTAACAAGTCTTCATCACGCCGTCTTCTTCAGATCATCG GAAAAGATATGAGaattattgttttttgttttcgCCCTCGAACAAAGCAG AGACGTGCTATATTTGATGCATTGTCGAGATGTACAAAGCCAGAAAGAATTTGGGATCTTTATGCTTTTACTTGTGGACCGTCCAAATTCTGTAACTTAAGCCCAAAGGTGCGGTTACTGAATGAGTACTTTCGCCTTCTTGGAAAAGGCTTCCATCATGCATCAATGAGGATGATTGAAGATGGTTCGTTTACAATGTCTAATGATTCTTGGAGAATAAGTGATATAAATTTCAACTACTCCCTGTGCCAGAGTTATCCATTCGCATTGCTTGTTCCAAAAAATGTTAG TGATGATGAAATTATCCAAGCTTCAAACTTTCGTGCAAGGTCTAGGGTACCTGCAGTTTCTTGGTGTAACCCTG AAACTGGAGCAGTTCTTGCACGTTCATCTCAACCTTTGGTTGGTATTATGAATACAAGGAG CACTGCTGATGAAAAGTTGGTTGCTGCACTTTGCGCTCAACTCATTGACGAAAAGGATTCGAGGAG GAAGCTATATATTGCTGATGCGAGACCAAGGAAAAATGCATTGGCAAATGGAGCAATGGGAGGGGGCTCAGAGTCatcttcaaattattttcaatcTGAG ATAGTTTTCTTTGGGATAGACAACATACATGCAATGAGAGAAAGTTTTGCTCGGTTTAGAGACTACTTAGATACACACGGTGCCGCATCATCAGATGGAATGTCATCATTCTTG AGACATGGTGGTTGGACTTGGGGTGGGGGAAACCTGAGCAGTATGTCTGCTTCAGTATCAACCCTTGGTGACAGTGGTTGGTTAATACATGTTCAAAGTGTCTTAGCTGGTTCTGCTTGGATTGCTGCACGTGTTGCTTTGGAATCGGCGGCAGTGCTTGTACATTGCAG TGATGGATGGGATAGAACAAGTCAGCTGGTTTCACTTGCAAACCTGATGCTTGATCCATATTACCGGACATTCACTGGTTTTCAG GCACTGGTTGAAAAAGATTGGCTAGCTTTTGGGCATCCATTTTCAGATCGTGTAGGAATGCCAAGCATATCTGGATCTTCATTTGAATTAAGCAGAAATGCTTCTTCTACGGGAAGTTTTTCATCATCACCCTTGCGCCAATCTTCAGGCTCATCTCAGGCATCTAATTCATCTCATGCACAAAACAATTATTCCCCCATATTCTTGCAG TGGGTTGATTGTGTTTCACAGTTGTTAAGGATTTATCCATTTGCTTTCGAATTCTCCTCA AATTTCCTGGTGGATTTCTTGGATTGTGTGCTTTCTTGCCGTTTTGGAAATTTCTTGTGTAACAG tgAGAAGGAGAGACAAATATGTGGTGTAGATGAAAGTTGTGGATGCTTGTGGGCCTATTTGGCTGATATGCGTTCTTCGGAGGGGAGGTCCCATGCCCATTATAACCTTTTCTATGATACATTGAAACACAACGGGCCACTTTTACCTCCAGCAGCTGCTTTAGCCCCAACACTTTGGCCCCAATTCCATCTTCGTTGGGCATGTCCTTTCGAATCCCAAGCTGGTGAGCTTGAGGCTGAATGCAGGAACATGGCTATAAAGTTTTCCGAACTGCAAAAG GCTAAAGAAGTGGCTGAAATGAAAGCTAAAGAATACTTGGCGGCCAtggaaatattgaatgtggatCTACAAAATGAGAAACAGGTCAGCAGCTCAGCAATTAACTTGGCAAAAAGAGCCAGCAAAGAAAATGCAGCCATACAGCGAGCTGTACAATCACTGGGGTGCAGGGTTAATTTTACAAATAGCAGTGATTCTACCGTTGATGTTGAAAGCAGTCTGATGGAAACTTCGCAAAGGTTCTCTCTTCCTAGAAGAGAATCTGAATATACAATGGAACATAATGACAGATCAGATTTATCTGTTTCGATTACGGTTGTGGCAGATGATGTTGTTCCCAGCAGCAGTCCACTCGGTCAAGTCTGTGAAACATTGTGTCCTTTGCGTACACAGGGCAGGGGTTGCCAATGGCCAGATGCTGCCTGTGCTCAGCTTGGTAGCCAGTTTGTTGGACTGAAAGCAAATTTTGATGCATTTGACCGGCTTTCTATTTATGACCGATATTTTAAGTCAGAATAA
- the LOC105785321 gene encoding phosphatidylinositol-3-phosphatase myotubularin-1 isoform X3 has product MVVKIQSTSRNTNKSSSRRLLQIIGKDMRIIVFCFRPRTKQRRAIFDALSRCTKPERIWDLYAFTCGPSKFCNLSPKVRLLNEYFRLLGKGFHHASMRMIEDGSFTMSNDSWRISDINFNYSLCQSYPFALLVPKNVSDDEIIQASNFRARSRVPAVSWCNPETGAVLARSSQPLVGIMNTRSTADEKLVAALCAQLIDEKDSRRKLYIADARPRKNALANGAMGGGSESSSNYFQSEIVFFGIDNIHAMRESFARFRDYLDTHGAASSDGMSSFLRHGGWTWGGGNLSSMSASVSTLGDSGWLIHVQSVLAGSAWIAARVALESAAVLVHCSDGWDRTSQLVSLANLMLDPYYRTFTGFQALVEKDWLAFGHPFSDRVGMPSISGSSFELSRNASSTGSFSSSPLRQSSGSSQASNSSHAQNNYSPIFLQWVDCVSQLLRIYPFAFEFSSNFLVDFLDCVLSCRFGNFLCNSEKERQICGVDESCGCLWAYLADMRSSEGRSHAHYNLFYDTLKHNGPLLPPAAALAPTLWPQFHLRWACPFESQAGELEAECRNMAIKFSELQKAKEVAEMKAKEYLAAMEILNVDLQNEKQVSSSAINLAKRASKENAAIQRAVQSLGCRVNFTNSSDSTVDVESSLMETSQRFSLPRRESEYTMEHNDRSDLSVSITVVADDVVPSSSPLGQVCETLCPLRTQGRGCQWPDAACAQLGSQFVGLKANFDAFDRLSIYDRYFKSE; this is encoded by the exons atg GTAGTGAAGATTCAATCAACTTCACGCAATACTAACAAGTCTTCATCACGCCGTCTTCTTCAGATCATCG GAAAAGATATGAGaattattgttttttgttttcgCCCTCGAACAAAGCAG AGACGTGCTATATTTGATGCATTGTCGAGATGTACAAAGCCAGAAAGAATTTGGGATCTTTATGCTTTTACTTGTGGACCGTCCAAATTCTGTAACTTAAGCCCAAAGGTGCGGTTACTGAATGAGTACTTTCGCCTTCTTGGAAAAGGCTTCCATCATGCATCAATGAGGATGATTGAAGATGGTTCGTTTACAATGTCTAATGATTCTTGGAGAATAAGTGATATAAATTTCAACTACTCCCTGTGCCAGAGTTATCCATTCGCATTGCTTGTTCCAAAAAATGTTAG TGATGATGAAATTATCCAAGCTTCAAACTTTCGTGCAAGGTCTAGGGTACCTGCAGTTTCTTGGTGTAACCCTG AAACTGGAGCAGTTCTTGCACGTTCATCTCAACCTTTGGTTGGTATTATGAATACAAGGAG CACTGCTGATGAAAAGTTGGTTGCTGCACTTTGCGCTCAACTCATTGACGAAAAGGATTCGAGGAG GAAGCTATATATTGCTGATGCGAGACCAAGGAAAAATGCATTGGCAAATGGAGCAATGGGAGGGGGCTCAGAGTCatcttcaaattattttcaatcTGAG ATAGTTTTCTTTGGGATAGACAACATACATGCAATGAGAGAAAGTTTTGCTCGGTTTAGAGACTACTTAGATACACACGGTGCCGCATCATCAGATGGAATGTCATCATTCTTG AGACATGGTGGTTGGACTTGGGGTGGGGGAAACCTGAGCAGTATGTCTGCTTCAGTATCAACCCTTGGTGACAGTGGTTGGTTAATACATGTTCAAAGTGTCTTAGCTGGTTCTGCTTGGATTGCTGCACGTGTTGCTTTGGAATCGGCGGCAGTGCTTGTACATTGCAG TGATGGATGGGATAGAACAAGTCAGCTGGTTTCACTTGCAAACCTGATGCTTGATCCATATTACCGGACATTCACTGGTTTTCAG GCACTGGTTGAAAAAGATTGGCTAGCTTTTGGGCATCCATTTTCAGATCGTGTAGGAATGCCAAGCATATCTGGATCTTCATTTGAATTAAGCAGAAATGCTTCTTCTACGGGAAGTTTTTCATCATCACCCTTGCGCCAATCTTCAGGCTCATCTCAGGCATCTAATTCATCTCATGCACAAAACAATTATTCCCCCATATTCTTGCAG TGGGTTGATTGTGTTTCACAGTTGTTAAGGATTTATCCATTTGCTTTCGAATTCTCCTCA AATTTCCTGGTGGATTTCTTGGATTGTGTGCTTTCTTGCCGTTTTGGAAATTTCTTGTGTAACAG tgAGAAGGAGAGACAAATATGTGGTGTAGATGAAAGTTGTGGATGCTTGTGGGCCTATTTGGCTGATATGCGTTCTTCGGAGGGGAGGTCCCATGCCCATTATAACCTTTTCTATGATACATTGAAACACAACGGGCCACTTTTACCTCCAGCAGCTGCTTTAGCCCCAACACTTTGGCCCCAATTCCATCTTCGTTGGGCATGTCCTTTCGAATCCCAAGCTGGTGAGCTTGAGGCTGAATGCAGGAACATGGCTATAAAGTTTTCCGAACTGCAAAAG GCTAAAGAAGTGGCTGAAATGAAAGCTAAAGAATACTTGGCGGCCAtggaaatattgaatgtggatCTACAAAATGAGAAACAGGTCAGCAGCTCAGCAATTAACTTGGCAAAAAGAGCCAGCAAAGAAAATGCAGCCATACAGCGAGCTGTACAATCACTGGGGTGCAGGGTTAATTTTACAAATAGCAGTGATTCTACCGTTGATGTTGAAAGCAGTCTGATGGAAACTTCGCAAAGGTTCTCTCTTCCTAGAAGAGAATCTGAATATACAATGGAACATAATGACAGATCAGATTTATCTGTTTCGATTACGGTTGTGGCAGATGATGTTGTTCCCAGCAGCAGTCCACTCGGTCAAGTCTGTGAAACATTGTGTCCTTTGCGTACACAGGGCAGGGGTTGCCAATGGCCAGATGCTGCCTGTGCTCAGCTTGGTAGCCAGTTTGTTGGACTGAAAGCAAATTTTGATGCATTTGACCGGCTTTCTATTTATGACCGATATTTTAAGTCAGAATAA